A genomic segment from Drosophila miranda strain MSH22 chromosome 3, D.miranda_PacBio2.1, whole genome shotgun sequence encodes:
- the LOC108158053 gene encoding uncharacterized protein LOC108158053, with protein MDDIKLAKCRRTHKSCILIYTSILVIEAIDYFLQQSDHAQSIDLCIYQACLIKQLANYGIDPRPSLQCLLRVLHATREHTRNHYHVLLVLLAEVLHVLSPFYLADLLRIIVFVVVQERCGHEYILNMCLDGIIQWMSQTAFIHAEGLALANQIVQRVLDLQQSDEGERISTKQLKPAHMRNYHPDIAIAFDLANLVESFDASENQDVFAFVDALNVKSNTVFCQRLHLFLRALFLSRQPPVDCWFKIYEVILQTIKVNEGIAYDFLMTYIFKLAHENNPELQLELLRGLPHFAVSKDNVPMILNTIRNLSTENVTFCVDLYLRLWRVESRTYLFLLKQVAQPLPEGDKRWELQVARAHAMREICQEKPTLHGSELLPHLSNTLNSCTDESGDLATSLALDALYALCDSHTVNIASTWHALGSKFRGEQRPQTLRSLYHFYGLVPLLQTPTLEYEKVADDALEQLWQAISRPGTDAAQVRNALAALKSYEPGSTLNLQHIPAQFRFEIVGGAVGGLRGREVVNLQKETVPGEVWVQPLQKIRPECGDAAADLISHHISNEINGFRSGVYRLPEGKPEPRKLVGLFGTLPLRAVTNYMVSQARFGDYVSEPYAVTFALRALSNKFPKPIPPLDWSCLTSFFHLSFDARKYCIMIAKNQASSSGTAKRLLENFLVEFEPDCFEEDLLLLFSLLPEIASNVGLQIIKNFAEKVAVYCFKESQINDFVEGCLFEKFLDSVKYIFTGKCDLPPEVLDVFTLIVERYMDSMNLDSRLFERYTEVVAVLHPNAIDGLTTPANWWETPIGKLKKATIIRCYLVLYNEKLPNPLKWLTPIIDAYEKRTEERSFFYRHLAATLYAFGSDEHACNWIMEIFLEIQMLLAEASNKEKVNRALYLLDIFVLAVDVLSGCAVLLGSVDVVATDDKQRLNLFPESLQYLCDHIFWKDHEAKVYEFLFNLYKHSSMPSDYADVFKEAIICSRNKPYFDHKGVWTKYVGLRK; from the exons ATGGACGATATCAAGCTGGCGAAG TGCCGCAGGACACACAAATCatgtatattaatatataCCAGCATCCTGGTGATCGAGGCCATCGATTACTTCCTGCAGCAGTCGGATCATGCCCAGTCCATCGATCTGTGCATCTACCAGGCTTGCCTGATCAAACAGCTGGCCAACTACGGCATTGATCCTCGTCCCAGTCTGCAGTGCTTGCTTCGCGTATTGCATGCGACTCGGGAGCATACGCGGAATCACTACCATGTGCTCTTGGTTCTGCTGGCTGAAGTGCTGCACGTCTTGTCCCCCTTCTACTTGGCCGACTTGCTGCGGATCATTGTCTTCGTGGTCGTGCAGGAGCGCTGTGGCCATGAATACATTCTGAACATGTGTCTGGATGGCATCATTCAGTGGATGTCTCAGACTGCATTCATACACGCCGAGGGGCTGGCTCTGGCTAACCAGATAGTGCAGCGTGTGCTCGACCTCCAACAGTCGGATGAGGGCGAGCGGATATCCACCAAGCAACTGAAGCCGGCCCACATGCGCAACTATCATCCGGACATTGCGATTGCATTTGATCTGGCCAATCTTGTGGAGTCGTTCGATGCCTCCGAGAATCAGGATGTTTTCGCCTTTGTCGACGCCCTAAATGTCAAGTCAAACACGGTCTTCTGCCAGCGCCTCCATCTCTTCTTGCGCGCCCTCTTTCTGTCCCGACAACCGCCCGTTGACTGCTGGTTCAAGATCTACGAGGTGATTCTGCAGACCATTAAGGTAAACGAGGGCATCGCCTACGACTTCCTCATGACCTACATCTTCAAGCTGGCCCACGAGAACAATCCTGAGCTGCAACTGGAGTTGCTTCGAGGTCTGCCCCATTTTGCCGTATCCAAG GACAACGTGCCCATGATTCTGAACACCATTCGAAATCTGTCCACCGAGAATGTTACCTTCTGTGTGGACCTGTATCTACGACTGTGGCGCGTGGAGTCGCGCACCTATCTCTTCCTGCTGAAGCAAGTGGCTCAACCGCTGCCGGAGGGCGATAAGCGCTGGGAGCTTCAAGTAGCCCGAGCACATGCCATGCGGGAAATCTGCCAGGAAAA gccAACATTGCATGGATCGGAGCTGCTACCTCACCTTAGCAATACGTTAAACAGCTGCACCGATGAATCGGGCGATCTGGCTACGTCTCTGGCGTTGGATGCTCTTTATGCCTTGTGTGACAGCCACACTGTCAATATTGCTTCCACCTGGCACGCTCTGGGCAGCAAGTTTCGCGGCGAACAGCGTCCACAGACCCTTAGGTCTCTGTACCATTTCTATGGCTTGGTTCCGCTGCTGCAGACACCCACACTGGAGTACGAGAAAGTTGCGGATGATGCCCTAGAGCAGCTGTGGCAGGCCATCAGTCGACCGGGAACAGATGCGGCACAGGTTCGCAATGCTCTGGCAGCCCTAAAGAGCTATGAGCCAGGAAGCACGCTCAACCTGCAGCACATTCCGGCTCAGTTTCGTTTTGAGATTGTCGGTGGAGCAGTGGGAGGACTTAGGGGCCGAGAGGTGGTGAATCTGCAGAAAGAGACCGTCCCCGGCGAGGTGTGGGTGCAGCCACTACAGAAGATTCGCCCGGAATGTGGAGATGCAGCAGCTGATCTGATTTCCCATCACATAAGCAACGAAATAAACGGCTTTCGGAGCGGAGTCTACCGCCTGCCCGAGGGCAAGCCGGAGCCACGCAAGCTAGTGGGTTTGTTCGGGACCCTCCCGCTCCGTGCAGTAACCAACTACATGGTGAGCCAGGCCCGCTTTGGAGACTACGTGTCAGAGCCCTATGCAGTGACCTTTGCCCTCAGGGCGCTGTCCAATAAATTTCCCAAGCCGATACCACCGCTCGATTGGAGCTGCTTGACGAGCTTCTTTCACCTATCCTTCGATGCGAGGAAGTACTGCATCATGATAGCCAAGAATCAGGCGTCGAGCTCAGGCACAGCGAAGCGTTTGCTAGAGAACTTCCTGGTAGAATTCGAGCCTGATTGCTTCGAGGAGGATCTGCTGTTACTGTTCTCACTGCTACCGGAGATCGCCAGCAACGTGGGCCTTCAGATCATAAAGAACTTTGCCGAGAAAGTGGCTGTCTATTGCTTCAAAGAGTCACAGATAAACGACTTTGTCGAGG GATGCctttttgaaaagtttttggACAGCGTCAAGTACATTTTCACGGGAAAGTGCGACCTACCACCCGAAGTGTTGGATGTTTTCACACTGATTGTAGAGCGCTACATGGACTCGATGAATCTGGACTCGAGGCTGTTTGAGCGCTACACAGAGGTGGTGGCCGTTTTGCATCCGAATGCCATCGACGGGCTGACCACGCCCGCCAATTGGTGGGAGACGCCCATAGGCAAGCTAAAAAAGGCCACCATCATCCGATGCTATCTGGTGCTGTATAACGAGAAGTTGCCCAACCCACTCAAATGGCTGACGCCCATTATTGATGCCTACGAGAAGCGCACGGAGGAGCGCTCCTTCTTCTATCGCCACTTGGCTGCCACTCTGTATGCCTTTGGAAGCGATGAACATGCCTGTAACTGGATCATGGAAATATTCCTGGAGATCCAGATGCTGCTGGCCGAGGCCTCCAACAAGGAGAAGGTTAACAGGGCACTCTATCTGCTGGACATCTTTGTTCTGGCCGTGGATGTGCTCTCCGGCTGTGCCGTGCTGCTGGGCAGTGTCGATGTGGTGGCCACAGACGATAAGCAGCGACTCAATCTCTTTCCCGAGAGCTTGCAGTATCTGTGCGACCACATATTCTGGAAGGACCATGAAGCAAAG GTCTATGAATTCCTATTTAATCTATATAAGCACAGCTCCATGCCGTCGGACTATGCAGACGTATTCAAGGAGGCAATCATTTGTTCCCGGAACAAACCATACTTCGACCACAAAGGTGTCTGGACCAAATACGTAGGCCTGCGTAAATGA